The proteins below come from a single Nitrosospira sp. Is2 genomic window:
- a CDS encoding NAD+ synthase, whose amino-acid sequence MKLAVAQINCVVGDLGGNTRKILDYVNQAQNAGAALVVFPELALSGYPPEDLLLRNGFRRACANALSELAGKTSGVTLLVGHPHLTSNKLYNAASVIRDGKILATYLKHLLPNDSVFDERRYFDPGSDPCVFELEGIKFGINICQDIWQPGPAIRARAAGADVLLVLNSSPYHMRKLDLRHQIARQRIGETPIPIVYVNLVGGQDELVFDGASFAMNEKGELVHQLNEFVETLGLIEFQNKTPMPGEAAPSGTLEASVYKALCLGVKDYVDKNGIPGVLLGLSGGVDSALTLAIAVDALGADRVQAVMMPSQFTADISVTDARVIAKTLGVRYSEFPIGPIFSEYKGALAAEFSELPLPDGPDLTEENLQARIRGNLLMALSNKYGSIVLTTGNKSETAVGYCTLYGDMAGGFAVLKDVSKTMVYRLCRYRNTVGKVIPERVISRAPSAELRPDQADQDSLPPYEILDAIMEAYVEHDLTLEDILNKHFAETDVRRVIQLIRQNEYKRRQSPSGVRVTPRGFGKDWRYPLTARYQDNF is encoded by the coding sequence ATGAAACTCGCCGTTGCTCAAATCAATTGTGTGGTCGGCGACTTGGGCGGAAACACGCGCAAGATCCTCGATTACGTCAACCAGGCACAAAATGCGGGAGCGGCTCTCGTTGTTTTTCCCGAGCTAGCCCTGTCCGGGTATCCCCCGGAAGACCTGTTACTGCGCAATGGGTTCCGACGCGCCTGTGCGAATGCGCTTTCGGAGCTCGCCGGAAAAACAAGTGGCGTAACACTGCTCGTAGGCCATCCGCACCTTACCAGCAATAAGCTCTACAACGCGGCTTCGGTAATACGCGACGGTAAAATTCTTGCGACCTATCTCAAGCATCTGCTTCCCAACGACAGTGTCTTTGACGAGCGGCGCTATTTCGATCCCGGTTCGGATCCCTGTGTATTTGAACTTGAAGGTATAAAATTCGGGATCAATATATGTCAGGATATATGGCAACCAGGCCCTGCCATTCGCGCGAGGGCGGCCGGAGCAGATGTGCTGCTGGTGCTGAATTCCTCTCCTTACCATATGCGTAAGCTGGATTTGCGCCACCAAATCGCACGCCAGCGAATTGGCGAGACGCCGATTCCTATCGTTTACGTCAATCTTGTCGGGGGACAGGATGAACTGGTATTCGATGGTGCTTCGTTCGCCATGAATGAAAAAGGTGAGCTCGTCCATCAGCTCAACGAGTTCGTGGAAACCCTTGGTCTGATCGAATTCCAGAATAAGACACCAATGCCGGGCGAGGCCGCGCCGTCAGGAACGCTGGAAGCGAGCGTTTACAAGGCACTGTGCCTCGGGGTCAAGGATTATGTTGATAAGAACGGAATACCCGGGGTATTGCTGGGATTATCAGGCGGAGTCGACTCCGCGCTCACGCTCGCGATTGCCGTGGATGCGCTGGGCGCGGACAGGGTGCAAGCCGTAATGATGCCATCGCAATTCACTGCCGATATCAGTGTGACGGACGCGCGCGTAATAGCTAAAACATTGGGCGTACGCTACAGCGAATTCCCCATTGGCCCGATCTTTAGTGAATACAAGGGCGCGCTTGCAGCCGAATTCTCGGAATTGCCCCTCCCCGATGGGCCCGACCTCACTGAAGAGAATCTGCAAGCGCGCATACGCGGCAACCTGTTGATGGCGCTATCCAATAAATACGGCTCAATTGTGCTGACAACCGGCAACAAGTCGGAAACTGCTGTAGGCTACTGCACGTTGTACGGCGATATGGCGGGCGGCTTTGCGGTATTGAAAGATGTCAGCAAAACCATGGTGTACCGCCTTTGTCGCTATCGCAACACGGTGGGCAAGGTCATACCGGAGCGGGTTATCAGCCGCGCGCCCTCGGCCGAGTTGCGTCCTGATCAGGCCGATCAGGACAGCTTGCCGCCTTACGAAATACTCGACGCCATCATGGAAGCGTATGTGGAGCATGATCTAACGCTTGAGGATATATTGAACAAACACTTCGCTGAAACTGATGTGCGGCGCGTGATCCAGCTAATCCGACAAAACGAATACAAGCGCCGCCAGTCGCCATCAGGCGTGCGCGTCACGCCGCGCGGCTTTGGCAAGGATTGGCGCTACCCGCTCACGGCACGGTATCAAGACAATTTTTAG
- a CDS encoding ABC transporter ATP-binding protein, translated as MNALPPSLVEIRHLTKSYRRGGQVVPVLTNISFNIRAGEFIALMGPSGSGKSTLLNLIAGIDKPDSGSLRVNGIDIAALSEGELADWRAGNIGFIFQFYNLMPVLTAFENVELPLLLTRLTRVQRRERVELALSMVGLTDRMEHYPSELSGGQQQRVAIARAFITDPVLLVADEPTGDLDRASADDILAMLARLNSELGKTIIMVTHDPHAAKSAHLIRHLDKGELDATLEH; from the coding sequence ATGAACGCTCTTCCCCCATCCCTCGTCGAGATCAGGCACCTTACCAAATCCTACCGCCGGGGCGGGCAAGTGGTGCCTGTACTGACCAACATTTCTTTTAACATCAGGGCTGGTGAATTTATAGCCTTGATGGGACCCTCGGGATCCGGCAAAAGCACGCTGCTCAACCTGATCGCCGGCATCGACAAGCCCGATAGCGGCTCCCTGAGGGTGAACGGAATCGATATTGCGGCGCTTTCAGAGGGCGAACTGGCCGACTGGCGAGCCGGGAATATCGGCTTCATTTTCCAGTTTTACAATCTGATGCCGGTGCTGACAGCATTTGAGAATGTCGAGCTGCCGCTATTGCTAACCCGACTTACCCGCGTTCAACGACGGGAGCGCGTCGAATTGGCATTGTCGATGGTGGGACTGACAGACCGTATGGAGCATTATCCATCGGAGCTTTCCGGTGGGCAGCAGCAGCGGGTCGCCATCGCGCGCGCCTTCATCACGGATCCGGTTTTGCTGGTCGCGGATGAGCCTACTGGCGACCTCGACCGCGCATCCGCGGATGATATTCTCGCCATGCTGGCGCGACTGAACAGTGAACTGGGTAAAACTATCATTATGGTTACGCACGACCCGCACGCAGCAAAATCAGCCCATCTTATTCGACATCTGGACAAGGGCGAGCTGGACGCGACACTTGAACATTAA
- a CDS encoding P-II family nitrogen regulator: MKKIEAIIKPFKLDEVCEALNEIGITGLTVTEVKGFGRQKGHTELYRGAEYVVDFLPKIKLEIAVVESLVDTVIETITNTARTGKIGDGKIFVTSIEQVIRIRTGETDEAAI; encoded by the coding sequence ATGAAGAAAATAGAGGCTATTATCAAACCCTTCAAGCTCGACGAGGTATGCGAGGCTCTCAATGAGATCGGCATCACGGGGCTGACCGTTACCGAAGTCAAGGGCTTTGGCAGACAGAAAGGCCATACCGAGCTATACCGAGGTGCCGAATACGTGGTGGACTTCCTCCCTAAAATAAAGCTCGAAATCGCCGTGGTTGAAAGCTTGGTGGACACCGTTATCGAAACGATCACCAACACTGCCCGGACAGGCAAGATTGGAGATGGCAAGATTTTTGTAACAAGCATTGAGCAGGTGATAAGAATACGAACGGGTGAGACGGATGAAGCGGCCATCTGA
- a CDS encoding GNAT family N-acetyltransferase produces the protein MISDIAVKIVDSLEGISASEWNRLAGDDPFLRHEFLSAMHETGCASKNTGWLPQFVTLWEGSALRGAVPLYLKSHSYGEYVFDWAWANAYERHGYRYYPKLLSAVPFSPVTGRRLMAERPEYRSMLIGTLLKMAEQGNAETGVSSFHCLFPQEHEAREMEAAGLILRHGVQFHWRNAPGEGYESFEAFLKEMSHDKRKRIRQERNKIHSAGISFKWLSGTEATDAHWRFFIDCYNKTYNEHGSLPYLSLSFFMRLAKSMPENVLLVLALHDGKPVAAAFYLYNAQTLYGRYWGTTQYIPGLHFETCYYQGIEYCIANRMILFEGGAQGEHKLARGFLPVRTWSAHWLAHPQFASAISHHVAQEAHGIDRYLDELNDSSPFRKDISR, from the coding sequence ATGATTTCAGATATTGCGGTAAAGATAGTCGATTCTCTTGAGGGAATTTCCGCTTCCGAGTGGAACAGGCTGGCAGGGGACGATCCGTTCTTGCGGCACGAATTCCTGTCCGCAATGCATGAGACCGGCTGTGCTTCAAAAAATACGGGATGGTTACCGCAATTTGTCACATTGTGGGAAGGAAGCGCCCTTCGCGGGGCCGTGCCTCTTTACCTGAAGAGTCATTCGTATGGCGAATATGTGTTTGACTGGGCTTGGGCCAACGCATATGAGCGCCATGGTTACCGCTATTATCCCAAACTGTTGAGCGCGGTGCCTTTCAGCCCGGTGACCGGCCGCCGCTTGATGGCCGAGCGTCCGGAGTATCGCTCCATGCTCATCGGGACCCTGTTGAAAATGGCGGAACAAGGAAACGCTGAGACGGGTGTTTCGTCTTTTCATTGCCTGTTTCCCCAAGAGCATGAAGCGCGTGAAATGGAGGCAGCGGGACTGATACTGCGGCATGGCGTACAGTTCCACTGGAGGAATGCGCCCGGAGAGGGGTACGAAAGCTTCGAGGCATTCCTGAAGGAAATGAGTCATGACAAACGCAAAAGAATCCGCCAGGAGCGCAATAAAATTCATTCGGCCGGAATTAGCTTTAAATGGCTTTCCGGAACCGAGGCAACGGACGCGCACTGGCGGTTTTTTATTGACTGCTACAATAAAACCTATAATGAGCACGGTTCACTGCCGTACCTTAGTCTGTCATTCTTTATGCGGCTGGCTAAGAGCATGCCGGAGAATGTGTTGCTGGTTCTGGCGTTGCATGACGGAAAGCCTGTTGCGGCGGCCTTCTATTTATATAATGCTCAGACGCTCTATGGGCGTTACTGGGGCACTACGCAATACATTCCAGGACTGCATTTCGAAACCTGCTACTACCAGGGCATCGAATACTGTATTGCAAACCGGATGATATTGTTCGAGGGCGGCGCTCAAGGTGAGCATAAGCTTGCCCGAGGCTTTCTTCCCGTTCGCACCTGGTCGGCTCACTGGCTCGCGCATCCCCAATTTGCCTCGGCCATCAGCCATCATGTAGCGCAGGAAGCGCATGGCATCGATCGATACCTCGATGAGCTGAACGATAGTTCTCCGTTCAGGAAGGATATAAGCAGATGA
- a CDS encoding ABC transporter permease codes for MHFLKLILRNTLRHKLRTGLTVLGLVVAILAFGLLQTVVDAWYAGAEGASSTRLVTRNSISLVFPLPINYQERIRSVSGVTGISHASWFGGVYVTEKNFFPQFAVDARTYFDLYPEYLTLPGDMKAFRADRKGCVIGRKIADTYGFKLGDTIPLRGTIYPGAWSFTVRAIYDGAEAGTDTSQLFFHWDYLNETMKKAAARRTDWVGVYVIQIADPDRAAEISTEVDAMFRNSLAETLTETEKAFQLGFVAMTEAIVVAIRIVSFVVIFIILAVMANTMAMTARERISEYATLKALGFGPRFLIGLIYGESMVISLAGAVIGIALTFPVADQFSKQMGTLFPVFGVSLDTVYMQIVAATAVGLAAAALPAARVARVSIVEGLRSIG; via the coding sequence ATGCACTTTCTAAAGCTTATCTTACGGAACACGTTGCGGCACAAGCTGCGCACCGGCTTGACCGTCCTGGGCCTGGTGGTGGCGATACTCGCTTTTGGCCTGTTGCAAACTGTAGTCGATGCCTGGTACGCAGGCGCGGAAGGCGCTTCATCCACGAGGCTGGTGACGCGAAACTCCATTTCCCTGGTGTTTCCGCTGCCGATCAACTACCAGGAGCGGATCCGCAGCGTATCGGGGGTGACAGGCATCAGCCATGCAAGCTGGTTTGGCGGCGTCTACGTAACCGAGAAAAACTTTTTCCCGCAGTTTGCCGTAGATGCAAGAACGTATTTCGACCTTTATCCGGAATATCTTACTCTTCCGGGGGACATGAAGGCATTCCGCGCAGACCGTAAAGGCTGCGTGATCGGACGCAAGATCGCCGATACCTATGGCTTCAAATTAGGCGACACTATTCCTCTGCGCGGGACCATCTATCCAGGCGCATGGAGCTTTACCGTGCGCGCAATTTATGACGGGGCCGAGGCGGGAACCGATACTTCACAGCTGTTCTTCCATTGGGATTATCTCAACGAAACGATGAAAAAGGCAGCGGCTCGCCGGACCGACTGGGTGGGGGTATATGTAATCCAGATTGCCGACCCCGACCGAGCGGCGGAGATATCGACCGAGGTAGATGCGATGTTCAGAAACTCGCTTGCAGAAACCCTTACCGAGACGGAAAAAGCATTTCAGCTGGGCTTTGTAGCGATGACTGAAGCGATCGTGGTCGCAATCCGCATCGTTTCGTTCGTGGTGATATTTATTATCCTGGCGGTAATGGCGAATACGATGGCGATGACCGCACGCGAACGTATCAGTGAGTATGCCACGCTTAAGGCACTGGGATTTGGCCCGCGTTTTCTTATAGGGCTGATCTACGGCGAATCGATGGTCATTTCCCTCGCCGGAGCAGTAATAGGAATTGCGCTTACTTTCCCTGTGGCCGACCAGTTCAGCAAGCAGATGGGCACGCTGTTTCCAGTATTCGGAGTATCCCTTGACACGGTTTACATGCAGATCGTCGCCGCGACTGCGGTCGGTCTGGCCGCCGCGGCACTGCCCGCAGCCCGGGTGGCCCGCGTATCCATTGTAGAAGGCCTGCGTAGCATTGGCTAA
- a CDS encoding NUDIX hydrolase, translating to MNYCSLCGTRVELRVPEGDTLPRYVCTACGIIHYQNPKIVVGCIPEWEDKVLLCVRAIEPRRGLWTLPAGFMENAETLAQGAARETLEEANARVNIGNLYSIYNLPHIDQVHVLFRARLLDLDFKPGIESLDVRLFSESEIPWDTLAFRVIREPLKRYFDERRRGQLGFHIGTIEDVRKK from the coding sequence ATGAATTATTGCAGTCTTTGCGGCACCCGGGTGGAGTTGCGCGTACCTGAAGGCGATACGCTGCCGCGTTATGTCTGTACCGCGTGCGGCATTATTCATTATCAGAACCCCAAGATCGTCGTAGGCTGTATCCCGGAGTGGGAGGACAAGGTACTCTTGTGCGTGCGAGCTATTGAGCCGCGTCGGGGCCTGTGGACTCTGCCCGCGGGTTTCATGGAAAATGCCGAGACCCTGGCCCAGGGCGCGGCACGCGAAACGCTGGAGGAAGCCAACGCGCGTGTGAACATAGGAAACCTGTACTCTATCTATAACCTGCCGCATATCGATCAGGTGCATGTGCTCTTTCGCGCACGGCTGCTCGATCTGGATTTTAAACCGGGAATCGAAAGCCTCGACGTCAGGCTTTTTTCCGAATCCGAGATTCCGTGGGATACGCTGGCCTTTCGCGTTATCCGCGAGCCCCTCAAACGTTACTTCGATGAGCGTCGTCGGGGACAACTGGGGTTTCATATCGGAACCATAGAGGACGTGCGTAAAAAGTAA
- a CDS encoding M48 family metalloprotease has product MKFRPFLAILPMLFAVPVPAAELPELGDVSQTTISPRQERELGLKIMSEIRADRSYMDDAEVAGYLANLGNKLILGSNEAHPDQEFEFFALHDPTINAFALPGGFMGFNSGLILASQSESELAGVMSHEIAHVTQKHLARMIAGQKYNMLKSLAAVALAVLASRSNPQAAQAVLVGSQAAQIQSQLNFTRDHEKEADRIGLSILVSAGLDPNGMTEFFERLQKVSRFHENGAPSYLRTHPITYERIADIENRTQSMSYRQVPDSLDFQLVRAKLRALTEKPLDAVKYFDAALREKRYSKEAVERFGLIHALLRARDYTRADSELSKLYQSLESDSADKTPLENHRLGKAIRIERKTSQSNAMIETLAARVKLAAGQKDEAFDIYKEALQTFPQHRALLYDYVDALLRNAGAEAALEFINQQLRFAPNDIRLYKLQAQSYEASGNLIAQHRALAEVYSRQGNYSAAVEQLQIALRNSDADFYQASSAEARLRELRELAADQAKSK; this is encoded by the coding sequence ATGAAGTTCCGCCCCTTTTTGGCTATTCTGCCCATGCTATTCGCGGTACCGGTTCCGGCCGCAGAGTTGCCGGAACTGGGCGACGTATCCCAGACTACGATCTCCCCGCGCCAGGAACGAGAACTCGGCCTTAAGATCATGTCGGAGATTCGCGCCGACCGCAGCTATATGGACGACGCCGAAGTAGCGGGCTATCTTGCCAATCTCGGAAATAAGCTGATTCTCGGTTCCAATGAGGCTCACCCGGACCAGGAATTCGAGTTTTTTGCTTTGCACGACCCAACTATTAATGCATTTGCACTCCCCGGTGGCTTCATGGGCTTTAATAGCGGGCTTATCCTTGCGTCGCAAAGTGAATCGGAACTGGCTGGCGTGATGTCGCACGAAATTGCGCACGTCACCCAGAAACATCTCGCGCGCATGATCGCCGGTCAAAAGTACAATATGCTGAAATCCCTGGCGGCGGTAGCGCTGGCCGTGCTGGCGTCGCGCTCCAATCCGCAGGCTGCCCAGGCTGTTCTGGTCGGATCCCAGGCCGCCCAGATTCAGTCCCAGCTCAATTTCACTCGTGACCATGAAAAAGAAGCTGACCGCATCGGGCTGAGCATACTCGTCAGCGCGGGACTCGACCCAAACGGGATGACGGAATTTTTCGAGCGTTTGCAAAAGGTTTCGCGCTTTCACGAAAATGGCGCGCCCTCCTACCTGCGTACGCACCCTATTACCTACGAACGCATCGCCGATATCGAAAACCGGACGCAGAGCATGTCCTACCGGCAAGTGCCCGATAGCCTGGATTTCCAGCTGGTCCGCGCGAAGCTGCGGGCTTTGACTGAAAAGCCGCTTGATGCGGTCAAATACTTCGATGCCGCGCTGCGAGAGAAACGTTACAGCAAGGAGGCCGTGGAACGCTTTGGCCTCATCCATGCACTGTTGCGTGCACGGGACTACACGCGCGCCGACAGCGAATTGTCGAAGCTTTACCAAAGTCTTGAGTCGGACAGCGCGGATAAGACTCCGCTGGAGAATCACCGCCTGGGCAAGGCCATCCGTATTGAACGCAAAACGTCCCAGTCGAATGCCATGATCGAAACACTCGCGGCACGCGTCAAACTCGCCGCCGGACAGAAGGACGAGGCCTTTGACATTTACAAGGAAGCTCTGCAAACATTTCCACAGCACCGAGCCCTGCTCTATGACTACGTGGATGCGCTTTTGCGGAATGCCGGTGCTGAGGCGGCGCTCGAGTTTATCAACCAGCAGTTGCGGTTCGCCCCGAATGACATACGCCTTTATAAGCTACAGGCCCAAAGCTACGAAGCGTCAGGAAATCTAATTGCGCAGCACCGCGCGCTGGCGGAAGTTTATTCGCGGCAGGGCAATTATTCCGCTGCGGTTGAACAACTGCAGATTGCGTTGAGAAACAGCGACGCTGACTTTTATCAGGCTTCCAGCGCGGAAGCGCGTCTCA
- a CDS encoding ABC transporter permease, translating into MALVVFVFATVLMLEEGLRKTLVETGSADNVVITRRSAGTEVQSQIDREQAGIVENQPEVAYGVTGTRLASKETIVLISLKKRGSDKASNVLIRGVGEKGIELRPQVQIAEGRMFRPGSTEIIAGKSVAERYIGAGVGETLRFGQREWTVVGIMDAGKTGFDSEIWGDVDQLMQAFRRPVYSSVILKLNDPGFFSELKTRLENDPRLTVEAKRESVFYAEQSQLLANFIRYLGMILSIIFSVGAIIGAMITMYASVANRTTEIGTLRALGFRRNNILSAFLAEALMLGAVGGIAGLILASFMQFLTISTMNWQSFSELAFSFTLNLEIIVKSLGFALIMGFAGGFLPAAKASRLAIVDALRAA; encoded by the coding sequence ATGGCTCTTGTCGTTTTTGTATTTGCGACGGTGCTGATGCTGGAAGAGGGTCTGAGAAAGACGCTGGTGGAGACAGGCTCCGCCGATAATGTGGTCATCACCAGGCGCTCCGCCGGCACCGAAGTGCAGAGTCAGATCGACCGCGAGCAGGCCGGGATTGTGGAAAACCAGCCGGAGGTAGCCTACGGTGTAACCGGCACGCGTCTGGCCTCAAAGGAGACCATCGTCCTGATTTCACTCAAGAAACGCGGTTCGGACAAGGCGTCTAATGTATTGATCCGCGGGGTAGGGGAGAAGGGTATCGAGCTGCGTCCGCAGGTACAAATCGCGGAAGGTCGCATGTTCCGTCCTGGTTCAACGGAAATCATCGCCGGAAAAAGCGTCGCGGAACGCTACATTGGCGCAGGCGTTGGGGAAACGTTGCGCTTTGGGCAGCGCGAATGGACAGTGGTCGGCATCATGGATGCAGGCAAAACCGGGTTTGATTCTGAAATATGGGGAGATGTGGATCAGTTGATGCAGGCGTTCCGCCGACCGGTATATTCTTCGGTGATTCTGAAGCTGAACGACCCGGGGTTTTTTTCAGAACTTAAGACACGCCTCGAGAACGACCCCCGGCTTACCGTAGAAGCCAAGCGGGAGAGCGTGTTCTACGCGGAGCAGTCGCAGCTGCTGGCAAACTTCATTCGCTACCTGGGGATGATATTGTCGATCATATTTTCGGTTGGCGCCATTATTGGCGCGATGATCACTATGTATGCCTCAGTTGCCAACCGGACTACAGAAATCGGTACGCTACGTGCGCTCGGGTTCCGCCGCAATAATATCCTCTCCGCTTTTCTCGCAGAAGCATTAATGCTCGGGGCGGTTGGAGGAATCGCCGGATTGATATTGGCGTCGTTCATGCAATTTTTGACCATTTCCACCATGAATTGGCAATCGTTCTCCGAACTTGCATTCAGCTTTACCCTGAATCTAGAGATCATCGTCAAGTCGCTGGGTTTCGCGCTGATCATGGGTTTTGCCGGCGGTTTCCTGCCGGCCGCGAAGGCTTCGCGTCTCGCTATCGTCGATGCGCTGCGGGCAGCGTAA